From the Paenibacillus tianjinensis genome, the window CATTGCCCCTTTATTAGAAGCGTTTAGCAATTTCCTTAGCTTGTGCGATTGCTTTTTCTTTTATAGCTGGAGCTTGCTCTGATGATGCCGTCCCTTCAACAAAAATTGCCTCAATAGATTGGATCCCATAGAACTTTAATACCTTAGTGAGGTAGCTGTATCCCATTTCAATTGGAGCAAGAGGACCTTCAGAATAAACGGAACCGCTAGCTTGAATGTGTAAGACTTTCTTGCCGGACAACAGACCTATAGGACCATCTTGGGTATATTTGAATGTTTTACCCGGAATAGAAGTCGCATCTGTGTATGCCTTCAAAACCGGTGGGATCGAGAAATTCCACATGGGAGATACATATACGTACTTATCTGCAGCCACGTATTGATTAACAATCTCCTCAAGACGGGCTACTTTTGATTTCTCGGCGTCAGACAGTTGACCGAAAGACAAACCCGATCGAAGCTTTCCCCAACCGCGTAAAACATCGGCATCAAATTGTGGAATATCCTCTTTGTACATATCCAAATGAATAACTTCATCAGTTGGATTGGCCTCACGGTACGCTTCAATAAATTCTTTGCCTACCGTGAGGCTGAAAGATTCGTGAGGATCCAGGGGATGAGCGGTGATGTACAGTACAGTTGCCATAATTAAAACTCCCTTTCTGCAATTAAAATAAAGTACACTTTCAAGGATGATCATATAACATTTACTTACTTATGGTAAGTAGGAACATTAATGTGGTATAGTATTAAAAAAGGTACTGTAATGGAGGCCAATGTATGCAAAAAAAACCTGCCCAATGTCAGTTCGGTGCGGCGTTGGATTCGATCGTCGGCAAATGGAAGCCGATTATCCTTTATCATTTGCTTCAAGGTAAACCTCTTCGGTTCAATGAGCTAAGAAGATTGCTCCCTGGTATCACTCAAAGGATGCTTACGCTCCATCTGCGCGAATTGGAGGAGGAAGAGATCGTTAAACGAGTCATTTATCCACAAATCCCGCCCAAAGTGGAATACTCCATCACGGAATACGGCATGAGCCTGTCGCCGGTGTTGGAAACCTTACATCAATGGGGAGTGACCCATACCGAGCGAAAACAGCTTATAAAGGAGATAAATGAACAAACAAAAACGGACTAGCGTTAAATATAACGTTAGTCCGTTCCATTTGCACCAAGTCATAAAAGATAATGAAAGTGATTCGAGGCCTGTACGGATAAAATGCTTTTTATGGGACAGAACACAGTTGTATCCGGTCTTTTTTTTAAAATATAAAATTGCTTTTACGTATAGTTAACATATTATTTATTATGTAACTTAAAAATATTTTCATAATAAAATATATAGCTCTGTTCCAGATAAATGGCGTATCTCGCCCTATTACTGATACATTCGCTGATACTCCCCGATCCGCTCCTTTATATAAACTCTCACAGTCTGAGGCTCCAGAACCTCAGCATTGGCAGGCAGTGTAAATACTTTCTCACAGGCTTGCTCAAAACTATACATGTTCACTGTTACAATCTGCGAGATCCCTTCTTCCACAGTCTGGATGACCTCGAATTTTGCTGCAATCGCCTGTTCACCTTTATTCGTTCTGACAGTGACCGGATAATATTCCTCTGCCCTCCTGGATTGTTTAAAAGCTTCTTCCCCGCTCTTCCAATACATCTCCAAAGAGAAGCCAGCAGGCAGCTCATAATCCTCTTCGAGCAGCTGTACAGCGCTGGTCCGCTCACATTTAAATGTCCGCAGCGCCTTCGCGCTCTCGCAATAGGCCACCAAATACCACTCCCCCTGCTTCACAACCAAACCGTAAGGCTGCAAGATACGCGTTGAGAGATCCCCGCTCACCTTACGATAATCCACTCTGACTTTGTACCCTTTCCATAGCGCAGTGCGCAGCGTCTCTAGCCCAGGCAGTGCAGGATGTTCGCTCCACCACGGTGTATCATCGAAATAAAAGACATTTTTGGCCTTACGGATATCCGCCTGATAAGGAGCGGGCAGCGTCTTTTCCAGTTTCAGCAGGGCATTATTCAGCTGGATGCGGGACTCACTCTGCCTGCCTGTATGGAAGCCCATACCTGTTAAATAAAGATGAATGACCTCGTCGCCATTCAATTGCCGCAGATTGAACGTATAACCTTCCATCAGGGATATGCCGCCATTCGGACCGGTTGAAGTAACCATTGGTATCCCCGCTTCCGCGAGTACATCTATATCTCTGTAAATAGAACGGACGGAGGTTTCGAGCACTGCCGCCAGCTCGCTGGCCTTCATCTTTCCCCTGGACTCGATGAGTAAGAGAATCGCAATCAATCGGTGCACACGCACAGTTCTTCCTCCTCCGTTAAATTTTTCTGTATGTAGGTTTCACTATTCTTGCCACTCTGCTGTCAACAATAAAAGTATAGTATGAAATGTATCAGAGAGAAGGAGTTGTTGTAAATGAACATTGGCATATTAGGCACCGGATTCGGGGCATATCACGCCTCTATAC encodes:
- a CDS encoding FMN-dependent NADH-azoreductase, with product MATVLYITAHPLDPHESFSLTVGKEFIEAYREANPTDEVIHLDMYKEDIPQFDADVLRGWGKLRSGLSFGQLSDAEKSKVARLEEIVNQYVAADKYVYVSPMWNFSIPPVLKAYTDATSIPGKTFKYTQDGPIGLLSGKKVLHIQASGSVYSEGPLAPIEMGYSYLTKVLKFYGIQSIEAIFVEGTASSEQAPAIKEKAIAQAKEIAKRF
- a CDS encoding winged helix-turn-helix transcriptional regulator → MQKKPAQCQFGAALDSIVGKWKPIILYHLLQGKPLRFNELRRLLPGITQRMLTLHLRELEEEEIVKRVIYPQIPPKVEYSITEYGMSLSPVLETLHQWGVTHTERKQLIKEINEQTKTD
- a CDS encoding helix-turn-helix transcriptional regulator; its protein translation is MRVHRLIAILLLIESRGKMKASELAAVLETSVRSIYRDIDVLAEAGIPMVTSTGPNGGISLMEGYTFNLRQLNGDEVIHLYLTGMGFHTGRQSESRIQLNNALLKLEKTLPAPYQADIRKAKNVFYFDDTPWWSEHPALPGLETLRTALWKGYKVRVDYRKVSGDLSTRILQPYGLVVKQGEWYLVAYCESAKALRTFKCERTSAVQLLEEDYELPAGFSLEMYWKSGEEAFKQSRRAEEYYPVTVRTNKGEQAIAAKFEVIQTVEEGISQIVTVNMYSFEQACEKVFTLPANAEVLEPQTVRVYIKERIGEYQRMYQ